Proteins encoded by one window of Mastacembelus armatus chromosome 23, fMasArm1.2, whole genome shotgun sequence:
- the LOC113142301 gene encoding sushi domain-containing protein 3, whose protein sequence is MSLKVGPTGRSTSTHLWMLLCPLLCAVVLTRGSILSPEDVHSTAATPLPENWTSTTTQLQPDLQTEAQTSTEAQTEAQTETQTETQTQLITSNYTGLSCIPVLPPRRGSFYVESGTGVSVGSTLAFWCREGYQLVGSDRIYCNVRNGIPQWSNYLPACEAIPRPEDRGLRVAVLASVVSGIVILAMSLSFLICCLQERSSQERAKKEGRSRHREKRSARRSECWLEREEGEWEAFPPPKIFHLSQRMNPRLAPDSPLYLTAGLSGYENRGYQRSQESLLKASLPGLYRSESQLYPHVVLQRVPTPTAPSAPSAPSAPVYLHLPSSSSAASTPAHTGTRSGPHIMEQYPTPTYPPNPNTAVPAYPHMAPAPIYPNPNPTPQRPWQ, encoded by the exons ATGTCTCTGAAAGTGGGACCCACTGGTCGAAGCACCAGCACCCACCTCTGGATGCTGCTCTGCccactgctctgtgctgtggtcCTGACTAGAGGCTCCATACTGAGCCCCGAGGACGTGCACAGCACTGCTGCCACGCCGCTGCCAGAGAACTGGACCAGCACTACCACCCAGCTGCAACCGGACCTGCAGACTGAAGCCCAGACATCGACAGAAGCACAGACAGAAgctcagacagagacacagacagagacacagactcaaCTAATCACCAGCAACTACACAG GTCTGTCCTGTATCCCTGTCCTGCCACCACGACGGGGTTCTTTCTACGTGGAGAGTGGCACAGGCGTGTCAGTTGGCAGCACATTGGCCTTCTGGTGCAGAGAGGGGTACCAGCTGGTTGGCAGCGACAGAATCTACTGCAACGTCAGGAATGGCATACCACAGTGGAGCAACTACCTGCCTGCCTGTGAAG CGATCCCAAGGCCAGAGGACCGTGGCCTGAGAGTGGCTGTGTTGGCTTCAGTGGTTAGTGGCATCGTCATCCTCGCCATGTCCCTATCCTTCCTCATCTGCTGTCTGCAGGAACGATCCAGCCAGGAGCGGGCCAAGAAGGAAGGACGGAGCAG GCACAGAGAGAAGCGCTCAGCACGTCGCAGTGAGTGCTGgctggagagagaagagggtgAGTGGGAAGCCTTCCCTCCTCCCAAGATCTTCCACCTCTCCCAGAGGATGAACCCCCGCCTGGCACCAGATAGCCCCCTCTACCTGACAGCAGGCCTCAGTGGATATGAGAACAGAGGGTACCAGAG GAGTCAGGAGAGTTTGCTGAAGGCCTCCCTGCCAGGACTGTACCGCTCTGAGTCACAGCTGTACCCACACGTTGTCCTGCAGAGGGTCCCAACTCCGACAGCACCCTCCGCCCCTTCTGCTCCATCCGCCCCTGTCTACCTCCACCtgccctcctcttcctccgcTGCCTCCACACCTGCCCACACAGGCACCCGCAGTGGGCCCCACATCATGGAGCAGTACCCAACCCCAACATACCCACCCAACCCCAACACAGCTGTGCCTGCCTATCCACACATGGCGCCAGCACCTATCTATCCCAACCCCAATCCAACACCACAGCGGCCATGGCAGTAG